A region from the Sphingomonas flavescens genome encodes:
- a CDS encoding helix-turn-helix domain-containing protein yields the protein MKDPTNPVCRTISTLLSRIGDKWTVLVVQTLGEGSKRFNELRREIPSVSQRMLTLTLRNLERDGIVNRTVTPTIPPRVDYELTELGQSLQRPICGLATWATENVEAIHMAQAKFDAQQDEARAA from the coding sequence ATGAAAGACCCGACCAATCCGGTCTGCCGCACGATCAGCACCCTGCTCTCGCGCATCGGCGACAAATGGACCGTGCTGGTCGTCCAGACGCTCGGCGAAGGGTCGAAGCGGTTCAACGAGCTTCGCCGCGAAATCCCGAGCGTGTCGCAGCGGATGCTGACCCTGACGCTGCGCAATCTGGAACGCGACGGCATCGTCAATCGCACCGTGACGCCGACGATCCCGCCTCGCGTTGACTATGAGCTTACCGAGCTTGGCCAGTCGCTGCAGAGGCCGATTTGCGGCTTGGCGACCTGGGCAACTGAGAACGTCGAAGCCATCCACATGGCGCAGGCGAAGTTCGACGCGCAGCAGGACGAAGCGCGCGCCGCCTGA
- a CDS encoding FMN-dependent NADH-azoreductase translates to MTILHIDSSISGEQSASRAITRSIVDQLRIADGGGDVIIRDLVSAPLPHLTLDAFADTSVLDEFLDADTVVIGAPMYNFTLPSQLKAWLDRILVAGKTFRYTENGPEGLAGGKRVIVALARGGFYDQGSPAAALEHLESYLRGVFGFIGIEPEFVAADGLAIGPEQREQSIKQALGQTTRLAA, encoded by the coding sequence GTGACCATTCTGCATATCGACAGCAGCATCAGCGGCGAGCAGAGCGCCAGCCGCGCCATCACCCGCTCGATCGTCGATCAGCTTCGCATTGCCGACGGCGGCGGCGATGTCATCATTCGCGATCTCGTCTCCGCGCCACTGCCGCACCTGACGCTGGACGCCTTTGCTGACACTTCGGTGCTGGACGAATTCCTAGACGCCGACACGGTGGTGATCGGCGCGCCGATGTACAATTTCACGCTTCCAAGCCAGCTGAAGGCGTGGCTCGACCGAATCCTCGTTGCGGGAAAAACCTTCCGGTACACCGAGAATGGGCCAGAGGGCCTGGCCGGCGGCAAGCGGGTAATCGTCGCGCTGGCGCGTGGCGGCTTCTACGACCAGGGGTCGCCAGCGGCGGCACTCGAGCATCTGGAGAGTTACTTGCGCGGCGTGTTCGGCTTCATCGGCATCGAGCCGGAATTCGTGGCCGCGGACGGTCTGGCGATCGGTCCGGAGCAGCGTGAACAGTCCATCAAGCAGGCTTTGGGTCAGACGACACGTCTCGCCGCCTGA
- a CDS encoding DUF6582 domain-containing protein, with the protein MSELSENQRDHIDSDKFAFPEERKEPIHDAEHVRNAIARFNQVKGVSDKERDAAWRRIKTAAKKHGVEVDEDSWHDLKAKK; encoded by the coding sequence ATGTCCGAGTTGAGCGAAAACCAGCGCGACCATATCGACAGTGACAAGTTTGCGTTCCCAGAGGAGCGCAAGGAGCCGATTCACGACGCCGAGCATGTGCGGAATGCCATTGCGCGCTTCAATCAGGTGAAAGGCGTTAGCGACAAGGAGCGCGATGCCGCCTGGCGCCGCATCAAGACCGCCGCGAAAAAGCACGGCGTCGAAGTCGACGAGGACAGCTGGCACGACCTCAAGGCCAAGAAATAG
- a CDS encoding nuclear transport factor 2 family protein yields the protein MRTFAVLSVVTSLLSSTPAVAGPAEDATKAITTVLDKFNGGDVAAFQAAHRDGAIIIDEVPPYSWAGAGSVKRWLDAYGADAAKRGVTGGRVDYGAPLQASSDGTSAYIVLPTTYSFLQNGKKMAGKGSMTFVMAKTGADWKIASWTYSGATATPQ from the coding sequence ATGCGGACATTCGCCGTACTCAGCGTAGTCACTTCGCTGTTGTCATCGACACCGGCCGTCGCAGGCCCGGCCGAAGACGCGACCAAGGCGATCACCACGGTGCTCGACAAGTTCAACGGCGGCGATGTCGCGGCATTCCAGGCAGCACATCGCGACGGCGCTATCATCATCGATGAAGTTCCGCCTTACAGCTGGGCCGGGGCCGGATCGGTCAAGCGCTGGCTCGATGCCTATGGCGCGGACGCGGCCAAGCGCGGGGTCACCGGCGGACGAGTCGATTATGGCGCGCCGCTGCAAGCCAGCAGCGACGGGACGTCAGCCTACATCGTGCTGCCAACGACCTACAGCTTCTTGCAGAACGGCAAGAAGATGGCCGGCAAGGGCAGCATGACCTTCGTCATGGCCAAGACCGGCGCCGACTGGAAGATCGCGAGCTGGACCTACTCCGGCGCCACCGCGACGCCGCAGTAA
- a CDS encoding dihydrolipoamide acetyltransferase family protein, whose protein sequence is MGLYKFKLPDIGEGIAEAEIVAWHVKVGDTIGEDQQIADMMTDKATVEMESPVAGKVVELAGEVGDQVSIGAVLAVIETEGADRTEETAADSTEEQPLADGAVEATPEQAREIPVAATASEPEAAKPAPTPRVEPEVAEKEPAAHAQVLASPAVRARARDLGIDLGQVRTAGDRIRHSDLDAYLLYNGGSVSGRGATPRADETIKVVGLRRKIAENMQEAKRRIPHFTLVEEFDVTDLEDTRAMMNRDRGQNPKLTLLPFLITAMGKALPNWPMLNATYDDDAGVITRHGSLNLGMATQTPNGLMVAVIRDAQNKSVWDLAREISRLADAARTGKATREELSGSSITLSSLGPMGGITSTPVINRPEVAIIAVNKVEEKVVVLDGEIEVRKRMNLSLSCDHRVVDGWDAASFMQDLKTYIENPIRLLSA, encoded by the coding sequence ATGGGATTGTATAAATTCAAGCTGCCCGACATTGGTGAAGGCATTGCCGAGGCGGAGATCGTCGCCTGGCACGTCAAGGTTGGCGACACGATCGGCGAAGATCAGCAGATCGCCGACATGATGACCGACAAGGCTACCGTCGAGATGGAAAGCCCGGTCGCCGGCAAGGTGGTCGAGCTGGCGGGCGAAGTCGGCGACCAGGTGTCGATCGGCGCCGTGCTCGCGGTTATCGAGACCGAAGGCGCGGATCGGACCGAAGAAACAGCGGCGGACAGCACCGAAGAGCAGCCGCTTGCCGACGGCGCCGTCGAGGCGACGCCCGAGCAAGCCAGGGAAATCCCAGTCGCCGCCACGGCAAGCGAACCAGAAGCCGCGAAGCCAGCGCCTACCCCGCGCGTCGAGCCGGAAGTCGCCGAAAAGGAGCCCGCCGCGCACGCGCAGGTTCTCGCCTCCCCTGCGGTACGCGCTCGCGCCCGCGACCTCGGCATCGACCTCGGTCAGGTCCGCACCGCCGGCGACCGCATCCGCCATTCTGACCTCGACGCCTACCTGCTTTATAACGGCGGCAGCGTCTCCGGCCGCGGCGCCACGCCGCGCGCCGACGAGACGATCAAGGTCGTCGGCCTGCGCCGCAAGATCGCCGAGAACATGCAGGAGGCGAAGCGCCGCATCCCGCATTTCACGCTCGTCGAAGAGTTCGATGTCACCGACCTCGAAGACACCCGCGCGATGATGAACCGCGACCGCGGCCAAAACCCCAAGCTGACGCTGCTGCCCTTCCTCATTACCGCGATGGGCAAGGCGCTGCCGAACTGGCCGATGCTCAACGCGACCTATGACGACGATGCCGGCGTCATCACGCGCCACGGATCGCTGAACCTCGGCATGGCGACGCAGACGCCCAACGGCCTGATGGTCGCCGTCATCCGCGACGCGCAGAACAAGAGCGTGTGGGATCTCGCCCGCGAGATTTCCCGTCTCGCCGACGCCGCCCGCACCGGCAAGGCGACGCGCGAGGAGCTGTCGGGCTCGTCGATCACCCTGTCGAGCCTTGGCCCGATGGGCGGCATCACCTCGACGCCGGTCATCAATCGTCCGGAAGTCGCGATCATCGCCGTCAACAAGGTCGAAGAAAAGGTCGTCGTGCTCGATGGCGAGATCGAGGTTCGCAAGCGCATGAACCTGTCGCTCAGCTGCGACCACCGCGTCGTCGACGGCTGGGACGCCGCCAGCTTCATGCAGGACCTCAAGACCTACATCGAAAACCCAATACGGCTTTTGTCCGCCTGA